One region of Gilliamella sp. ESL0405 genomic DNA includes:
- the treB gene encoding PTS trehalose transporter subunit IIBC, with protein sequence MAKDSNITTESIMQLIEFVGGKHNVASVSHCLTRLRFALADPKLANIEAIEELPFVKGCFSNAGQFQVIIGTNVDSYYKVLIEQLNLDETNKEQTKAAAKQNMSWFERLISNLAEIFVPLLPALIAGGLLLGLRNVIGDMPTINDKPLTDTYTWLVPIHSFLWLPCEAIFNFLPVAICWSIVKKMGGSPVLGIVLGITLVSPQLMTAYNLGKIVPEVWDFGWFTIAKVGYQAQVIPSIFAGLALGWIETRLRRIVPNYLTLVIVPIVSLLLAVVLAHFLLGPIGRMLGNGIAYVVKYLMTGDYAFIGSAIFGFFYAPLVITGIHHTTLAIDMQMTESMGGTPIWPIIALSNIAQASAVVGIILISKKHNEREVSIPAAISGYLGVTEPAMYGINLRYKFPMFCAMIGAASAGLICGLYGVLSNGIGVGGLPGILSIQPVYWGIYALSMLVAIVVPIILTAAVYKLKLKKGTLEIR encoded by the coding sequence ATGGCTAAAGATTCCAATATCACAACAGAATCAATTATGCAGTTAATTGAATTTGTTGGTGGGAAACATAATGTTGCCAGTGTTAGCCATTGTTTAACTCGGCTCAGATTTGCTTTAGCAGATCCTAAATTAGCCAATATCGAAGCAATTGAAGAGCTGCCTTTTGTGAAAGGCTGTTTTAGTAATGCCGGACAATTTCAAGTCATTATCGGCACAAATGTTGATAGCTATTACAAAGTGCTTATTGAGCAATTAAATTTAGATGAAACCAACAAAGAGCAAACAAAGGCTGCAGCTAAGCAAAATATGTCATGGTTTGAACGGTTAATCTCAAATTTAGCTGAAATTTTTGTCCCATTATTACCCGCACTGATTGCTGGTGGCTTATTACTTGGCTTGCGTAATGTGATTGGTGACATGCCAACTATCAACGATAAACCGCTTACTGACACTTATACTTGGTTGGTACCTATTCATAGTTTTCTTTGGTTACCGTGTGAAGCGATTTTCAATTTTCTACCGGTAGCCATATGTTGGTCTATAGTCAAAAAAATGGGCGGTTCCCCTGTGTTAGGGATCGTTTTAGGGATAACATTGGTTTCCCCACAACTGATGACTGCTTATAATCTAGGGAAAATCGTTCCCGAAGTGTGGGATTTTGGTTGGTTTACTATTGCTAAAGTTGGTTATCAGGCACAAGTTATACCGTCAATTTTTGCCGGTTTAGCGTTAGGATGGATTGAAACTCGATTACGTAGAATTGTCCCTAATTACCTAACTTTAGTGATTGTCCCAATCGTATCACTACTATTAGCCGTCGTCCTTGCACATTTTCTTTTAGGACCAATCGGACGAATGTTAGGCAATGGTATTGCTTATGTGGTTAAATATTTAATGACTGGTGATTATGCCTTCATTGGCTCGGCAATTTTTGGATTCTTTTATGCTCCGTTGGTTATTACTGGAATTCACCATACTACATTAGCTATCGATATGCAGATGACAGAAAGTATGGGCGGTACACCGATTTGGCCAATCATTGCCTTATCTAATATTGCTCAAGCCTCAGCCGTTGTTGGCATCATTCTAATCAGTAAAAAACATAATGAGCGCGAAGTTTCCATACCTGCGGCAATATCAGGTTACCTAGGTGTAACTGAGCCAGCTATGTACGGTATCAATTTACGCTATAAATTCCCAATGTTCTGCGCCATGATTGGAGCAGCTAGTGCTGGGTTAATCTGTGGTTTATATGGTGTGTTATCAAATGGTATTGGTGTCGGCGGATTACCAGGCATCTTATCGATTCAACCCGTTTATTGGGGAATTTATGCCTTATCTATGTTGGTGGCAATAGTTGTGCCAATTATTTTAACAGCAGCTGTTTATAAATTGAAATTGAAAAAAGGGACATTAGAGATTCGCTAA